The genomic DNA GTCGATACCATTGTCATCGCAAGAATAAATCCGCCTAATTCGCGACTGCCGACGAAGTATTCTTTGAGAAATGAGTTGGCCTTTTTTAATTTTGTCGAAGCATAAAATCCAATTAAACATATACCCACTAGAAAAATCATTAAAGGAATCACAATTGATCCATTCACGAATTGTCCCCCCTATTATCTATGTCATCTAGGGGAATCTCTTTAAATACCTTTTTAACAACGATCGCAACAACTAATGTAAAAACGACAAGACCTAAAATACAACTGTAAAAGAACCACGCTGGAAATCCCCAAATATAATCATAATCTTTGACTGGCTTAGACCCCATGCCATAGGAAAATCCCAACCACCATATCAGGTTGGCCGCCGCAATGACACAACCGATAATCGCCTCCCGATTCGCAATTTTAAACCGGGGATCATCTTTGCCTTTCTTACTTGGCATTCTTTTCCCTCCGTTCCTAAATCGTTATTCTATAATAACCCGTTTCCTTGG from Tuberibacillus sp. Marseille-P3662 includes the following:
- a CDS encoding YhdT family protein translates to MPSKKGKDDPRFKIANREAIIGCVIAAANLIWWLGFSYGMGSKPVKDYDYIWGFPAWFFYSCILGLVVFTLVVAIVVKKVFKEIPLDDIDNRGDNS